ttgtcatcattggaACCAGCACCTTTTGTGGCCCAGTTGCAACGTATCTGTCTACTGCCAAGCCACttccctgaaaaaaaaaaattttgataggtaaataaattttattgatcctcGTAAATAGGCcaagcccgagtacacagggagtatacaagaaaaagcCACTTCCCTGAAAAATTAATCCCGCACTTCACAGTATGGTCGCACAGAATGGATAAAAGAAATATACaaggtatatttttatttttattttttttttttgagaaaaaagaaatatacaaGGTATATGTCTTGAATGGAAACAATATGTACAGGGCagggacatttttttttataggcacACAGGGCATGGATACATGAAAGAAGTAACCCTTTCATGTGTAAAcattttgatcaatttttttacatgtcaaaaaaagaaataactcTAGAGaatataatattagtactaataatgctttattttcttaattttattttctaaatctaATCCCTTTTTTTGCACTAAATTTGAGTCTCAGCTGTATTAAATGGATTCAATTCTTGTCTACTTAGGCTATGCCtatcattatttaataaaatcgtttacttaacaataaataaataaatgaattcaagaAAATGAGCTAAATCCACAGTTTTACCTCAGGGTTTCACCCAAAATAAAGCATCTTAAAGCTAATAATTGCAGCTTCATTATAGCAgaacaaagaaaatataaaatataacaagatAACCCCTTACCCGTTAAGTCATTTATTGCACTTTGTGCATCCTGAGTAGGCAGGGAAAATGTCAAAACTATGGTAATAAACAACATAACAACagaaaagaaatgcaaaataCAAGCAGACACTAACAAAATCATCACCTGTTGGCTCCGGAAAGAAACAAACCCAAATCCTCTTGACCGCCCAGTCTTCTGATCCCACATAACCCTTGCATCTCTGAAACCAGCAACTATTAGATTAAGTGCACCCAATAAGGCATGAAGTATTATTGTAAGCATCACACATCATGAATAAGGTCGTTTActaatgaattttttattcccgaaagttttaaaaagtttctTCAAGCATCTTAGTCTAcctagaaagaaaagaagaagaagaagaagaatcaagGAGGAATCAGAGATCTGAAGCTTACGAACAACTAGGATAAACAGAGAAGCAGGCAAATAATGTAGCATCTGTAACCTCAGGGCTGAGATCACCCACAAATATGTTGAAGTGACCTGCACAGCGTTACTACAAGTAAAATAAAGAGCCCGTGCTTATAAATGCAAACTGATTGCAAGTATAAGGGTGCATGTGTGAAAAAAGCATCAACCTGATGTATCCTCCCTCTGACCACTAGCATATGCCCAATTAACTTTGATAGGCTGCCCAAACCTGAAAATCATGTAAAAAGATTTAAGAGAAAACCAAAAAGACagatcaaaaaaatattgagcATTTCACTTACAGATGCCTTCCATTCAGATGCAATATAGCAAGTGCAGCAGATCTGCGATCGAAGTAGTGAATAAAACCATAGGATGACTGCAAAAGCAgagaaaacaacaaaattttgttttaagttgtcaGTTGAATTAAGTTCGAAGAACTTAGGAATGATTGAGTATAAACCAATTCAGAtacccaaaaaggaaaggacaACCATctaagataagtgaaacactaCCTTCTCCTTTCTAATAAGCTTGCAGTTTTCCACGGGGCCAGTACTTGCAAAAACTTCTTGTAGAAGTGGTTCTGTTACTTGTGTATGGATGTTTCCCACGTATCTGTGGTTCAATAGTAAAAAGATTTATCTTTACTTCTCAAAAGAAATAACAGTAAAGAGATTAAGagataattgtattttttttttgggggggggggggggggggaccaaAATATATCTAATCAATCCCATATCTCAAAACATGCAATAATTTACACCTAATCATAATACTTAACACCATCCTCAATGACTTTAGCAGCATAGGTTAAAAAAggtaataaatcaataaatgatAGCCCTTCGTATGGCTCAAGAGACTCAAAGGAGAGTTACTATCAGTTTCTGGTTAAGGAATAAGGAATATGAAAGTAGCGTGAACAGGCTCACAAGTGTGAAGGCTAATCAAGCTTTAAGAAACAAGCacaaaatcaaaccaaaaaaaaaaaaaaaaaaaacaaagataaaCAGAAAATTGTCTAGACAAACACTCACACACTGCGGCAAGTACTTGGATCAAAACCAGGAGGCAGATTTCCACTTGGAATTGGCTCAATCTGCAAAACCaaaatgtgaaaaaagaaaagaaaataaaaagaacaaactaaaacaaaaatatcgcTCTACCAACATAAGaccatttcaatccaaggattAAACCAAATTGGGAAGGTATTTGCcacatttcaaaagaaaagaccTATAAGCAGACCGACCTAAAGCACGTAAGAAAATAGAGTTCCCTTGTTCAACCTAAAACAACACTATACCTAGAAACTCCCATAGGATGCTCCGCTTTTGGACATTATGTTATTCACATGCTTTGGtttccacttccatttccaaaatACTACATGCCATGATCAAGTTGAGAGAATAGACacatttttcctcttttctggCAGATAACTGAATCCTACAGCATTTGTGACTACAACTTCAGGTTCAAATCATAATTGAaggttaaaaatataaaaatctgaACTAGAACGAGCCtatttctccaaacaaaaataagcCATTAATCATGATGTGATACAGGAAGCAAAAGGCTTGTTTCTTCTATTTTAGTTACGTTTTCTTTTAGGAATTAGGGGTGCCTTTGTAAACTCGTCATTTCTGATATAGGCTTTGCTCTTGATCCATTAGGCTTTACTTTGGGCATACTGTGGGTTTTACTAGTTAACTGGTATGGGATGGCATTCAAAGCCCAAAAAGTCCAAGTACTATTACCATTTGTAAGTTATCTATTTATATAGGAGTCAAGTCTCATATTGGCTCCTTACTAACTATAACATTGATTGAGTACGGTGATGGAAAAGTTAATTTCGAAGCCacaaaactcagttttcaaagGTAGACAAATCCTAGATTTGGTCTTAATAGCAAATGAAGTTTTGGATGGACAACCCAAATCTAGAAAACTCGGGTTACTTTACAAATTAGACATGGAGAAAGCCTATGATCACATCAATTGGAAGTTTCTACTTAATTACAAACTAAATGCTACGgatagtagcataaaagtcattattttgttttgataaatGGAGTGAACGAAGCCTCCAAGACACCTTCCCTGCCATTTTTGAGTTCGCACGAAAAAAATGATGCAGCAATAGCTGATCTCTTGGGTCTTTTCTAGTTGCTCCCCTCAATGGAATGTAGATTCATTAGGGTAGCCTGAGGAAGTTGGAGACTATCACAGAGTTCTATGCGGCATTTTATTCCGTAAGCATGACAAAGGGTACCATAGATAAGAGGCTTGCCCTTCCAAGAAAGGTAAACTCACAGTTAGATCGTCTTACTGAGTTCTAACGACCTGGAATGACCATGATCCCATGGAAGAGTATAAGGCAGATGAAAGCTCCTTCAAAAGCAGCTTTTCCGTATGGACAACATCTTTGGACAAGATCCCCACCGCATATTATTTAAGGAAACGTCAGGTTATGGTATTAGACTAGTTTTGTATGTGTAAGAGGAATTGTGAATCAGTAGATCATTcacttttacattgtgaggtggccagGATCAGGTGGGATGATTTTTTCACGAGAATTGGACTGTCATGTGTCATGCCTCTTAGACTGGTGGATTTCCTTGCAAGCTGGAAAGGCCTCCGAGGCAACTTATAAGTGGCAGCAATCTAGAGAATGGTTCCTACATGTATATGTTGGTGCATTtggcaggaaaaaaaatgatagaagcTTCGAAGATCGCAAGAGAACAATGGATGGGTGTaaagttttcttttctaaaacatTGTTATGGGCGGGGGCCATTGTTTGTAATGGGCTAAAGGTCCATGATTTTCTCATTTTGATTGTAAACTCTAATTAGGTTATTCTaatgtatactccctgtgtaatTGAGCTTTGCTTActtctatgaataaaacttcttgattaacTATCAAAAAAACATTGACTGCTCCTTTTGGAGTATGAGTTCAGATGTTTCTTGGGTTCTCCTTAGGTCACCTATAATCTATATGGATGTGACATTTACTATTCAATAGAGAATATCCTTTGCTGAAATTTCAGACCTTAAACTCTGAGCTTTGTGTGATGCAATCTCTCTCCAGCGCGTAATGCCAAGGAAGCCTTAAGCGCAATGCCTACAATTTACTTCCAAGTGCATGAAAggcaaaatgaaaaagaaatgatattttgcCACAAAAAGGGTACTGTGTCCAAAAATGAATGTGTAAGGGTGGTTTTAGCAATGATGGTGAGCAATgaaatataattccaaaaaattaaatttcattggAAATTTTTCCTGCAAAATGGTCCTCgctaattttaaaattacagaTGAAAAATGCTACTTTAGTGCTGTTCAAACTGATAGATACTGTCATATCACAGGAATTTTCTACTGTAGTTACTGCCCACCACTTCCAAACTGGTTAAATGCTACCAAACCGAAACTTTAAGTTCAACGTCCAGTATCACTTATTGGGTCCTTTTCCATATTCTGATAGGCGCGCAAACACAGATTATTCAGCACAACTTTATAAAATAGTAGCCAAGAGCAACCAATCAGCTGTTGACATGAACAACACAACCACAAAGACTCTCAATGCATGTGAAAAGGAATAGAACTTCAATGATTTACTAGAAAATAAAGATACAAAATCAAGAGAGATTCTACCAGCTAAAAAGAGGAGTTCACTCATGGTATGGCACAATACCTAAACCTTTCTATGATGCAATAATAAGGAAATGGTAAAGATATAACGCAAATTCATCAAAAGGCCCATAAACATTGAAACAAGGATCTCTGGTAAAAATTCATCTGGAAAAATTTTGACTTGTATTACAGCCCACGATCAAGTAATCCTGATACGATAACATGCTCGTCAGAGGATAGCGTTTCATTTTCACAACACCAAAATAGTATACAGAACATCGTTCAACGAATTTTTAGTTCCCATTGAATTCCCAAAATTTTCACAGTAACCAGGCACAGAACAAGGAAAAATTAGGTAATGTCATATTCAAAACCCCATCCAATTCTCTCTaaccaaaatagaaataaagaaaacCCTAGATAAACAAAATACATCGGAAACCTTAGCTTTCAAATACAGGTTCGTAGAAAGTAGAAACCGAGCTAACCCTAGCTCCTACAACCCAATTCCGCCTAACCACTTGCAAAACTGGTcgatcaaaaacaaagaagaagaaaatcgaAGCGAAAACGAGTGCGAAATGGAACCGATAATATCAAAACCGAAAATCAAAGGAAGTGTGAGGATAGAGCTCGAACCTGAGGAGGAGCTAAGAGGCCAGGGTGGTAGAGAGACTGTTGTTGAAGAAGCGCTTGCTGCATCAAAGCCTGTTGCTGCTGCTTCAGCCTCTGTTGCTGCATTTTCCCGTCGATTTACGAGAAAATCGATGCTCCTAGAAACTGAGGGTAGGGTTGGGGGACGGGGGGGGGTCGGGTAAGGgccacgagagagagagagagagagagagagagaatgtgacagaaaccaaaaaaaaaaaaaagaaaaaaaaaaaataagaaagagcGAGGCCACTCAAGGAGTAGCATTGATAGTGTGGGCAGCTATTTATAGAGAAGCCTTTTGTTGTGAATCGCGATAAGAGTACACCAGCATTTCTTtgtaggaattttttttttcttttttttttttaatccaaacattGCATCTActattagaaaatattaaaatatttgtgCAGAGCATTTCTTTATAGGAATTGTACgtgtctttctttttccctccatTTTCTAGAATTCTATAAGGTGAGatcaaatatcattttataagtaaaatataataaattatttttaattatttatattacattataaaataatgaaaagataatataaaaaaaaaagttatgtaatatataatcatttttacatattttttgtacacttcatttatatgattagttaaaacaattattttatattaaaaaagtgatctagtcaatcacataaataaagtatataaaaagtacgcaaaaatgactgcatataatttttcttaaaaaaaataatgacgaGTCTATAATTATATAGAGAATCTATAAGAATTGTTTGGATAAGAGATTGAGTTTTTCATTTTACCTTgcaaataatcataataatatttttttttttttttttgaaatcaaaACATCACCTCCTTTATTAATCAACTGTTTTCAATACAATTCTTATCCtgtaaaaagaaactaaaataaCCTAAGGGCCATCTTCTATCCATACTTGTTCCTCCTTTACATTGTAAGCAAAAGTTGCTAAAAAATGAGTTAATTTGTTACCTTCTCTGTATTTATGCTGGACTTTCCAAAAAGATCTATTTACTAACATACTTCTTATGTCTTCAATTAACTACCCACTCCACTCCCACGTTTCCTCTTTGCTATTGGTAGCTTGAATGACATCCAAAGCATCACCTTCAAAAACTGCTTCCGAGACATTCAATTTTGTACATAAAGTCAATACTCTTCACAATGCAATTGTCTCTGCTACAAAAGGGGACCCAACATTAGACTAGGACATACACAAACACACTAGCATTTCCCCTTCATTATCACACATTACTATCCCTGCCTCCATTTGTTGAGAGGTTTTGTCATAAGCTGcatcctaatttagtttaacaATCTCCTTCTCAGGCGCCTTCCACTTTACCATGTCTCTCCTTACTCGCTTTATGGTCTCTGGTTTGCTAGTTTGAGCTAGCTAAAAATCTGTAACATTATGCCTAACTTGTATAAGAATGTCTTTTGGACTAGTAAAGtccttttcaaataaaaatttatttatcctCAACCAAATACATCTCATTGCAGTAGCTATTAATTCCACATCTTCTATACTCAGCCTTTACACCATGTTTTTCCATATTATCTCTATATCCCCTTTACCtaatacccatttttgaactgGGCTACCATCCTCAGCCCATATATCAACTGCAACGAGGCAACTCCAAACAACATGACAACTTGTTTCAAACTCTTTCTCACATATGGAACATAAAGGATTATCTACCACTCTCCTTTTGAAAAGGTTCCCCTTTGTAGGTAAACAATTATTAAGGGTCTTCCACACAAACATCTTTGTGACTTCTTGAATATTAAGCTACCATAATTTCTTCCAACCCTCTCTTCCTTCATAACCCACAGACGACTCCCcatttaatcttctttttctGCTCAATTgaatcataataataattaaattggcTGCTTCAACGTGTatttttatatctaatattattataaagtaCATTGCAATACTTTATATTCAATTAGATAGAATATAATGGATGTGTTGATTCCATATTGATTTCGtactaaaaatatcatatttttagaAGAACGGTGAAAAATCTCAGTTGCTAACAAAGATGAAAGAACACCATCCATCATCTAAGGCCTGAAGCTGAAACTAGAACATATATCCATGCTCCATGACTTCCCATTtaacattataattttatatcctCGCCCTCAAACAGCCAATACATCAACCATGTGAAAGTCAACATAAAAAGtattgatgttttatttttttaatttttttttaatgattgtaATGACCTTATAGCAAGTGGCGTGTGTATGTAACTAGAAACGCaaaattctttcataaaaaatttatgttttaatttcaaGATATTGGGGGAAATTTTACTTTAAAACTTGTAATCTTAAGGTctcgtttggataatgagatgtgatgatattatttataaatagcagtgaaatagtttgtgaatagcaattaaattatttgagttaatatattttattgagttttgaaaaatgagaaaaaaattgaataaaaatattataaaattaaaatattattagaacataatttttaatataatttttgttttgagatttgaaacaattaaattgttttttatattttatttggaagtttagaaaaattgtaattattaggtaatgatcagatgaaaaagttactatttaaaattaaaaaatatttattttgtggtgtttggatattgagatgagatgtgatagaatgagatgagatggaattAATTTGGAGGACTTTGCTATCCAAACCAAGGCTAAAGAGCTTGACTCAAACTTGAACACATGCCATAAGATTCGCACTTAATCTAACCTTTGAATTAATGATAGTCCTAATTCATAAGGAGCCTTGTCTTAAATGAACCTCAAGCCCAAAATGTAATATCCAAGCCTACTCTCTGGGCCAGGCCTACAAAGAAGTCATGGGCTGAGGAAAAGGGCAACATTTCTGATaagtgagttttattttttaggagTGTTACAACCACAAAGAGATTGCACAAAATTAATCTCATAAATTGACATGGTTTTATGTAATCCATCAGATCTGTTTTACAAtataagtaattttacaatctgacaaatcatatcaaattatatcaatttgtgagattacttttatgtaatcattatgtgactagtatttttctttattttttcctgcCTTTTCTCCCCCTCACCCGACAGTTTCCTCTTTCTCCTAGATTTTTCTCCCTCATTTTCTCTCATCCCCGATACTTCCCATTCACATCACATTTCAACTCTCCCTCTATTAGGGGTGGGCAACGTGGCCCCGCACCCCGCTGCGCCGCCCCGTTCGCCCCACCCCCGCATATGCGGGGCGAGGTATCCGCACCGCAAGGGCAAGGGACGGAACCCCCCGCCCGTATAGGAGTCCCCCAGCGGAGGTGGGGGACGGAGGGGCTTTGCCCCcgctttatatattatatataatatatattatataataatataatatatacattttaGATATGAAATGGCATCGTTTTGTACGTGacaaaacggtgccgtttcaaTAAGGCTTGGGCTGAATTAAGTCACTTAATGAAACAGCACCGTTTTGTCATGGACAAAACGGCGTATGGGGTGGGGTATCTGCACTGCAAGGGCGGGGGATGGGGGATCTTGCCCGTATGGGAGTCCCCCAGCGGAGGCGAGGGACAAATGGACTTTGCTCCCACTCCGTCTTTCCCCCACCCCactttgtatattatatatataatatatattatataataatataatataaacattttAGAGATGAAATAGTACTATTTTGTATGTGacaaaacgatgtcgtttcaATAAAGCATGGGTTGAATTAAGTCACTTAATGAAACTGCACCGTTTTGTCCATGACAAAACGGCATCGTTTCATTAAGTGTTTAATTCTCCCCCTCTGGTGCCCCCTTCCCTTTCTGGTTTGGTTCCTTCACGCTTCTCGAACACTCTTCTCTCACTCTcacactcctctctctctctctctctctctctctctctctctctctcatctctctctctctctctctctctctctctctctctctctctctctctctctctctctctctttttgagTCACACTCTCgttctttcctctctctcgcacAACGCTGGATGCACGATATCCAACTTCCATAGTTTCACTCTCGCCGTCGCAGAGGTAAGTCACTCCACAACCCAGTTTCAGTttctccattatttttttttttttttagttttgatcggagattggaggaaggatagGTTGAATTGAGGATGGAGGAGGAGAATTTGTGAATTTGTGTGTTGTGGATTCGTGGATTGTGCATGTGTATTCATTGTATTGTATCTATGATTGTGATTGATTCTAtgaatttgtttgatttttttttttttgtagtttttattgttttggaaaccctaaattgatttgatGAAACCCCTAAATAATTTAGGATTCTAATCTGAAATCCTAATattttttaggggtttcaatgatTGGAAACtgtaaattgatttaggggtttcatgattgaaaccccttaatcaattagggtttcagattggaactctaaattaatttagggttccaatctaaaaccctaattttatttagtgattagaaaccctaaatttcattttaaatgtcCAAGTCTCATGacactaaaatttataaaaaaaatatagttttttcatattttaaatgttcAATTCTCATGAcgctacctttttttttttttatcctacaATTTAATGTGTTAGCTTTTTAATTGAAGTTTATATTAGCACAATTATACTGATTTTTGTGTACTTAAAtcaatgattttaatatttaaataaataaataaattgcacgatttaaataaacaaatatttatgcatttttaattttaccctTTTAATTCATAATACTTACggttacaattattttttttttagtttttttttttgatttagtgattaagaaaatgttacttaataatatcatgaacttttttaaattggtttcaATCATTGCACTTTGCATTGTTTATTGTTTGGtgtattattacattttttttatgtcttgtgtttgattgcactatacctttttattttttatttttttatgtgttgtgttggattgcactttgaaagTTTTTTATTGCGTTAGGGATCCAGGAATGTCTTCTCAAATGGATCCGGATCTCAGTGATAGCTCTCCTATCATAGCTAATACCCCTACCCCAAAATCTAACCATACTCCACCCCTACAgggagtacaccttgccctacCCCCAatcccacacagggcaagaaacctgtgtccatagtttggtctcactttaccaaactagagggtggtgaccccaacaacccacaagctaaatatAATcactgtaaaaaaatatatggatttcACTATAGAAAACATGATACATCCTAGTTGAAAGTCCATTTAGAGGAATACTGTAATAAaagtccaatattaaaatcattattAGAGAATGATCAATTTAGACTAGATATTGGATTAAGACAAATGGTGGATgtgagtagtggggccgggagTCCAatattgaaggggtatacgaattATAATCTCGATAAGTGTAAAAaaaagttagctcgtatgattgtcatagacgagctgccttttcag
This genomic interval from Carya illinoinensis cultivar Pawnee chromosome 2, C.illinoinensisPawnee_v1, whole genome shotgun sequence contains the following:
- the LOC122300896 gene encoding oligouridylate-binding protein 1B-like isoform X1 — its product is MQQQRLKQQQQALMQQALLQQQSLYHPGLLAPPQALRLRLPWHYALERDCITQSSEFKIEPIPSGNLPPGFDPSTCRSVYVGNIHTQVTEPLLQEVFASTGPVENCKLIRKEKSSYGFIHYFDRRSAALAILHLNGRHLFGQPIKVNWAYASGQREDTSGHFNIFVGDLSPEVTDATLFACFSVYPSCSDARVMWDQKTGRSRGFGFVSFRSQQDAQSAINDLTGKWLGSRQIRCNWATKGAGSNDDKQSSDAKSVVELTNGSSEDGKETANNDAPENNPQYTTVYVGNISSEVTQLDLHRHFHGLGAGVIEEVRVQRDKGFGFVRYSTHAEAALAIQMGNTQSYLCGKQIKCSWGSKPTPPGTTSNPLPPPAAAPLPGLSATDILAYERQLAMSKMGGVHALMHPQGQHPLKQAAMGMGAAGASQAIYDGGFQNVAAAQQLMYYQ
- the LOC122300896 gene encoding oligouridylate-binding protein 1B-like isoform X2, whose product is MQQQRLKQQQQALMQQALLQQQSLYHPGLLAPPQIEPIPSGNLPPGFDPSTCRSVYVGNIHTQVTEPLLQEVFASTGPVENCKLIRKEKSSYGFIHYFDRRSAALAILHLNGRHLFGQPIKVNWAYASGQREDTSGHFNIFVGDLSPEVTDATLFACFSVYPSCSDARVMWDQKTGRSRGFGFVSFRSQQDAQSAINDLTGKWLGSRQIRCNWATKGAGSNDDKQSSDAKSVVELTNGSSEDGKETANNDAPENNPQYTTVYVGNISSEVTQLDLHRHFHGLGAGVIEEVRVQRDKGFGFVRYSTHAEAALAIQMGNTQSYLCGKQIKCSWGSKPTPPGTTSNPLPPPAAAPLPGLSATDILAYERQLAMSKMGGVHALMHPQGQHPLKQAAMGMGAAGASQAIYDGGFQNVAAAQQLMYYQ